A single region of the Epinephelus moara isolate mb chromosome 16, YSFRI_EMoa_1.0, whole genome shotgun sequence genome encodes:
- the zgc:101663 gene encoding alpha-1,3-mannosyl-glycoprotein 4-beta-N-acetylglucosaminyltransferase C isoform X2 — MRRHSKKKNVVLAVLLLVGGLYFISHSGLLIASLTKLQEEIPNELSWQAERPIKKDSWVDQGDYLPLNVSYQLLAGTPPAHQRYLSVGLSSVKRKKGSYLIPTLQSLFSQSSPEEHSSMVVVVLLADFDVSWRVSTVKEIKTAFPSELEQGQLLVLHVPQDVYPSVTGLKRNYNDAPDRVSFRSKQNLDYSFLVHYSAGLGRYYLQLEDDVFCAKNFLSTIKRHVKEQEAKKTTWTMLEFSALGYIGKLYKSENLPLLARFLFLFYQEMPCDWLMSHFRVLLTQKEPIIFKPSLFQHMGTFSSFKGTYNKLKDKDFEEDFYSNPSAVVYSNMSTYKEHVPKLAWDAGEGYFWGRSPESGNHLTVVFRDPTVVTGILVETGSGGKDLLESAQVEIGHDVITTEKQELCCKEFQSVGTLENGRFEMQEVDKRYSSASSCLRIKITAGQKDWVIIKKIRITTKLSTPPHPA, encoded by the exons ATGCGACGCcattcaaagaagaagaatgttGTTTTGGCAGTGCTGCTTCTCGTTGGGGGACTGTACTTCATCAGCCATTCGGGCCTCCTTATTGCT AGCCTGACAAAACTGCAAGAAGAGATACCAAATGAGTTAAGTTGGCAAGCAGAGAGGCCAATTAAGAAGGATTCCTGGGTCGATCAGGGAGATTACCTGCCTCTCAATGTGTCCTATCAGCTGCTTGCTGGAACACCACCTGCACACCAGA GGTATTTATCTGTTGGATTATCATCggtgaagaggaagaagggCAGCTATCTAATCCCCACCTTACAGTCCCTCTTCTCCCAGTCATCTCCTGAAGAGCACTCCtccatggtggtggtggtgctgctggCCGACTTCGATGTCAGCTGGAGAGTCAGTACAGTGAAGGAGATCAAAACTGCATTTCCCTCTGAGCTGGAACAAGGCCAGCTACTGGTCCTCCATGTTCCTCAGGATGTGTACCCTTCTGTTACAG GTCTAAAGAGGAACTACAATGATGCTCCAGACAGGGTATCATTCCGCTCCAAGCAGAACCTGGATTACTCCTTCCTGGTTCACTACAGTGCCGGTCTTGGCCGATACTACCTCCAGCTGGAAGATGACGTCTTCTGTGCAAAAAATTTCCTGTCCACTATCAAAAGGCATGTTAAGGAGCAAGAGGCGAAGAAGACCACCTGGACAATGCTGGAGTTCTCAGCCCTCGGCTACATTGGGAAACTCTACAAATCAGAAAATCTTCCTCTTCTGGCTcgctttctcttcctcttctacCAGGAAATGCCCTGCGACTGGTTGATGTCTCACTTCAGAGTGTTGCTTACTCAGAAAGAGCCAATCATCTTCAAACCCTCGCTATTCCAACACATGGGGACTTTCTCCTCATTCAAAGGGACATACAACAAGCTTAAGGACAAGGACTTTGAGGAGGACTTCTATAGCAATCCCTCAGCTGTGGTTTATTCTAATATGTCCACTTACAAGGAACATGTCCCCAAACTGGCGTGGGATGCTGGAGAGGGATATTTCTGGGGACGCTCCCCGGAAAGTGGAAATCACCTGACTGTGGTATTCAGAGACCCTACAGTAGTGACAGGGATACTTGTAGAAACGGGGTCAGGTGGCAAAGACCTCCTAGAGTCAGCTCAGGTAGAGATAGGTCATGACGTGATTACCACGGAGAAACAGGAATTGTGTTGTAAAGAGTTCCAGTCAGTGGGGACATTAGAGAATGGGAGGTTTGAGATGCAAGAGGTGGACAAAAGGTATAGCTCTGCCTCTTCCTGTCTGAGGATAAAAATCACAGCTGGACAGAAGGATTGGgtgatcattaaaaaaatcaggatCACAACAAAGCTGAGTACACCTCCACACCCAGCTTAG
- the zgc:101663 gene encoding alpha-1,3-mannosyl-glycoprotein 4-beta-N-acetylglucosaminyltransferase C isoform X1, with amino-acid sequence MRRHSKKKNVVLAVLLLVGGLYFISHSGLLIAETKYTANSNKHERGFYQKASLPFFSFKYNTSKSLTKLQEEIPNELSWQAERPIKKDSWVDQGDYLPLNVSYQLLAGTPPAHQRYLSVGLSSVKRKKGSYLIPTLQSLFSQSSPEEHSSMVVVVLLADFDVSWRVSTVKEIKTAFPSELEQGQLLVLHVPQDVYPSVTGLKRNYNDAPDRVSFRSKQNLDYSFLVHYSAGLGRYYLQLEDDVFCAKNFLSTIKRHVKEQEAKKTTWTMLEFSALGYIGKLYKSENLPLLARFLFLFYQEMPCDWLMSHFRVLLTQKEPIIFKPSLFQHMGTFSSFKGTYNKLKDKDFEEDFYSNPSAVVYSNMSTYKEHVPKLAWDAGEGYFWGRSPESGNHLTVVFRDPTVVTGILVETGSGGKDLLESAQVEIGHDVITTEKQELCCKEFQSVGTLENGRFEMQEVDKRYSSASSCLRIKITAGQKDWVIIKKIRITTKLSTPPHPA; translated from the exons ATGCGACGCcattcaaagaagaagaatgttGTTTTGGCAGTGCTGCTTCTCGTTGGGGGACTGTACTTCATCAGCCATTCGGGCCTCCTTATTGCT GAAACAAAGTATACAGCCAattcaaacaaacatgaaagaggATTTTACCAGAAAGCTTCACTGCCCTTCTTTAGCTTTAAGTACAACACATCAAAG AGCCTGACAAAACTGCAAGAAGAGATACCAAATGAGTTAAGTTGGCAAGCAGAGAGGCCAATTAAGAAGGATTCCTGGGTCGATCAGGGAGATTACCTGCCTCTCAATGTGTCCTATCAGCTGCTTGCTGGAACACCACCTGCACACCAGA GGTATTTATCTGTTGGATTATCATCggtgaagaggaagaagggCAGCTATCTAATCCCCACCTTACAGTCCCTCTTCTCCCAGTCATCTCCTGAAGAGCACTCCtccatggtggtggtggtgctgctggCCGACTTCGATGTCAGCTGGAGAGTCAGTACAGTGAAGGAGATCAAAACTGCATTTCCCTCTGAGCTGGAACAAGGCCAGCTACTGGTCCTCCATGTTCCTCAGGATGTGTACCCTTCTGTTACAG GTCTAAAGAGGAACTACAATGATGCTCCAGACAGGGTATCATTCCGCTCCAAGCAGAACCTGGATTACTCCTTCCTGGTTCACTACAGTGCCGGTCTTGGCCGATACTACCTCCAGCTGGAAGATGACGTCTTCTGTGCAAAAAATTTCCTGTCCACTATCAAAAGGCATGTTAAGGAGCAAGAGGCGAAGAAGACCACCTGGACAATGCTGGAGTTCTCAGCCCTCGGCTACATTGGGAAACTCTACAAATCAGAAAATCTTCCTCTTCTGGCTcgctttctcttcctcttctacCAGGAAATGCCCTGCGACTGGTTGATGTCTCACTTCAGAGTGTTGCTTACTCAGAAAGAGCCAATCATCTTCAAACCCTCGCTATTCCAACACATGGGGACTTTCTCCTCATTCAAAGGGACATACAACAAGCTTAAGGACAAGGACTTTGAGGAGGACTTCTATAGCAATCCCTCAGCTGTGGTTTATTCTAATATGTCCACTTACAAGGAACATGTCCCCAAACTGGCGTGGGATGCTGGAGAGGGATATTTCTGGGGACGCTCCCCGGAAAGTGGAAATCACCTGACTGTGGTATTCAGAGACCCTACAGTAGTGACAGGGATACTTGTAGAAACGGGGTCAGGTGGCAAAGACCTCCTAGAGTCAGCTCAGGTAGAGATAGGTCATGACGTGATTACCACGGAGAAACAGGAATTGTGTTGTAAAGAGTTCCAGTCAGTGGGGACATTAGAGAATGGGAGGTTTGAGATGCAAGAGGTGGACAAAAGGTATAGCTCTGCCTCTTCCTGTCTGAGGATAAAAATCACAGCTGGACAGAAGGATTGGgtgatcattaaaaaaatcaggatCACAACAAAGCTGAGTACACCTCCACACCCAGCTTAG